A stretch of Sulfurirhabdus autotrophica DNA encodes these proteins:
- a CDS encoding VOC family protein produces the protein MANPFVHIELQTKDLGKAKEFYSKLFDWQLEDLPMPGGGAPYTMINVGEGTGGGMFTNPEPNVPPQWLAYVGVDDIEASTRKARELGGTVVKDVMEVGEHGWMSVIVDPGGAVFAMWKSKEG, from the coding sequence ATGGCCAACCCATTCGTACACATAGAACTGCAAACAAAAGATCTTGGCAAAGCAAAAGAATTCTATTCCAAACTTTTCGACTGGCAGCTTGAAGACCTCCCCATGCCAGGAGGTGGCGCCCCTTACACCATGATAAACGTGGGAGAAGGAACAGGGGGTGGCATGTTCACGAACCCCGAACCCAACGTTCCACCACAATGGCTGGCATATGTTGGCGTGGATGACATTGAGGCATCTACCAGGAAAGCACGCGAACTCGGTGGTACTGTCGTAAAGGATGTGATGGAAGTCGGTGAGCATGGCTGGATGAGTGTCATTGTTGACCCTGGCGGTGCTGTCTTTGCCATGTGGAAATCCAAAGAGGGCTAA
- a CDS encoding VPLPA-CTERM sorting domain-containing protein, which yields MKMNAPRFRLTFAATALIAIGALTTPAAMAANAWAKLESIKITAVPTPFDLNASITWTSSTMSANSNAVTGSLYESDNHSSSGNYGWNFVKNNEAATSGSNAQSSLTPLAGTLNMLSKAEAIVTPSDIYWSENTGLSKESIFKTFTTTGPMTIYITAKYSLFADAGTGETNGTAFANASINANFSGDSSNASSSASKNVNAAANKDLGWEIFTVPQSKSGTFQTGLVVSEAGTGQISWLTESSANQRQLFTAGPAQAVPLPAAAWLLGSGLIGLVGIARRKAA from the coding sequence ATGAAGATGAACGCCCCTCGTTTCAGACTCACCTTTGCAGCTACTGCACTCATCGCAATAGGTGCCCTTACCACTCCTGCAGCCATGGCGGCTAACGCTTGGGCAAAACTGGAGTCGATTAAAATAACCGCCGTACCTACCCCGTTTGACTTGAATGCTTCCATTACATGGACCAGCAGCACCATGTCTGCTAATTCCAATGCAGTGACCGGCAGCTTGTATGAGTCAGACAATCACTCCAGCAGCGGTAATTATGGCTGGAATTTTGTCAAGAATAATGAAGCCGCAACTTCAGGTTCAAATGCGCAATCCTCGCTCACCCCTTTAGCCGGCACCCTGAACATGTTGAGTAAAGCTGAGGCAATAGTGACACCGTCAGACATTTACTGGAGCGAGAACACGGGGCTTAGCAAAGAAAGCATTTTCAAAACATTCACAACTACGGGTCCTATGACCATTTACATTACTGCAAAATACTCACTTTTCGCTGATGCAGGCACCGGTGAAACCAACGGCACAGCCTTTGCGAATGCTTCGATCAATGCAAATTTTAGCGGCGATAGCAGCAACGCTTCATCAAGTGCATCAAAAAATGTAAATGCCGCTGCAAATAAGGATTTGGGATGGGAAATATTTACAGTACCACAGTCAAAGTCTGGCACCTTCCAAACAGGTTTAGTTGTCAGTGAAGCGGGCACGGGTCAAATCAGCTGGCTTACAGAATCCAGTGCAAACCAACGGCAACTCTTTACCGCTGGGCCTGCACAAGCTGTACCCCTACCTGCAGCAGCGTGGCTATTAGGTTCCGGGCTAATCGGATTGGTTGGAATCGCCAGACGTAAAGCAGCATAA
- a CDS encoding DUF1993 domain-containing protein → MSISMYQSSVPVFIRMLNNLVGVLEKAAAHAEAKKIDPAVLINFRLYPDMFAFAKQIQVAVDAAKNGTARLAGVEPPEVENNEKTFPELIERVKKTIAYVETFKPEQIDGSEEREIVLKRGETSNTYLGQAFLLNRVIPNFYFHITTAYDILRHNGVELGKKDYIGR, encoded by the coding sequence ATGTCTATTTCAATGTACCAATCTTCAGTACCCGTTTTTATTCGCATGCTCAACAATCTCGTAGGGGTTCTTGAAAAGGCGGCTGCTCATGCAGAAGCTAAAAAAATTGACCCTGCGGTATTGATCAATTTTCGGTTGTACCCTGATATGTTTGCCTTCGCCAAGCAAATTCAGGTGGCTGTGGATGCAGCCAAGAATGGAACGGCACGGCTAGCAGGTGTGGAGCCCCCTGAGGTTGAAAACAATGAGAAGACTTTTCCTGAATTGATCGAGCGGGTAAAAAAGACCATCGCCTATGTTGAAACCTTCAAGCCGGAACAAATTGATGGTTCTGAGGAAAGAGAGATTGTCCTCAAACGTGGAGAGACAAGTAACACTTATCTTGGACAAGCATTTCTGCTGAATCGTGTGATACCCAACTTTTACTTTCATATCACTACGGCTTACGACATTCTCCGTCACAATGGAGTAGAGTTGGGGAAAAAAGATTATATAGGTCGGTAA
- the rlmF gene encoding 23S rRNA (adenine(1618)-N(6))-methyltransferase RlmF — protein sequence MRIKTPKHQSAVAPTQAGKFHPRNRHQGRYDFPRLIQAEAALGNFVNVNAYGEQSIDFADSAAVKALNRALLNDNYGIQGWDIPSQNLCPPVPGRADYVHYLADLLAGSNNGVIPKSKMMQVLDIGTGANCIYPLIGYSEYGWDFVATDINAASLANAQTILDANPKLAKHITLRLQPSPAAIFKGVVRDNEWFDLTMCNPPFHASLAEASEGAQRKWQNLGKQDARDEAHSALNFGGQDAELWCEGGEQAFIKRMITESAQIPTRCFWFSTLVSKSATLPGIYEALKLVNVHEHKTIAMSQGQKQSRLVAWTFLNPVQQAGWRKLRW from the coding sequence ATGCGAATAAAAACCCCAAAACATCAATCGGCCGTTGCGCCAACGCAGGCCGGTAAATTCCACCCTCGCAATCGTCACCAGGGACGATATGATTTCCCTCGTCTGATACAAGCTGAGGCTGCACTGGGCAATTTCGTCAACGTGAATGCCTATGGCGAACAAAGCATCGATTTTGCAGATTCGGCAGCCGTCAAAGCGCTGAACCGCGCTCTGCTAAATGACAATTACGGTATTCAAGGTTGGGATATTCCCTCACAAAATCTTTGCCCGCCGGTTCCGGGACGGGCTGATTATGTCCATTATCTGGCTGATTTATTAGCGGGCAGTAATAATGGCGTTATCCCGAAATCCAAAATGATGCAGGTGCTGGATATTGGCACTGGCGCAAATTGTATTTACCCTTTGATCGGGTACAGTGAATATGGCTGGGACTTTGTTGCAACCGATATCAATGCGGCTTCTCTGGCCAATGCGCAGACTATTCTGGATGCCAATCCAAAGCTGGCAAAACACATAACGCTCCGCTTGCAGCCATCCCCAGCGGCGATTTTTAAAGGTGTAGTGCGGGACAATGAATGGTTTGATCTGACAATGTGCAATCCGCCGTTTCATGCTTCTCTTGCCGAGGCCAGTGAAGGAGCGCAGCGCAAGTGGCAGAATCTGGGAAAGCAGGATGCCAGGGATGAAGCTCATTCTGCTTTGAATTTTGGAGGGCAGGATGCTGAACTTTGGTGTGAAGGGGGTGAGCAAGCTTTTATCAAGCGTATGATCACTGAAAGCGCACAGATTCCCACCCGCTGTTTCTGGTTTAGCACGCTGGTGTCAAAATCTGCCACGCTACCCGGTATTTACGAGGCGTTGAAGCTGGTGAATGTGCACGAACACAAAACCATTGCCATGAGCCAAGGCCAAAAGCAAAGCCGTCTGGTTGCCTGGACGTTTTTAAATCCCGTACAACAAGCTGGCTGGCGTAAATTGCGCTGGTAA